The Daucus carota subsp. sativus chromosome 2, DH1 v3.0, whole genome shotgun sequence genome includes a window with the following:
- the LOC108207333 gene encoding major pollen allergen Ole e 10-like — protein MATNFVLPKTNYTIVENNNAIEFPHFKREVRFLSEFSVARFAVTEQMPVVNEMLRDIFLSSSIFIKDTWCVAQEHAPDYKLEAFLDLACAEYNCADIQPGGPCFIPKTLQNHASYALDLAFKNTGVCNAIIGTPTVTDPSFGNCHYP, from the exons atggcTACAAATTTTGTACTCCCAAAGACAAATTACACGATTGTGGAAAATAACAATGCAATTGAATTTCCACATTTTAAAAGAGAGGTTAGGTTTTTAAGCGAATTTTCAGTTGCGCGTTTTGCCGTGACTGAACAAATGCCAGTTGTCAACGAAATGTTGCGAGATATTTTTCTCTCTTCATCTATATTTATCAAG GATACATGGTGTGTAGCTCAAGAACATGCCCCAGATTATAAACTTGAAGCCTTTTTGGACTTGGCATGTGCTGAGTATAATTGTGCTGATATACAACCAGGAGGACCATGTTTTATTCCAAAAACTTTGCAGAACCATGCTTCCTATGCTTTGGACCTTGCTTTTAAAAATACAGGAGTTTGTAATGCTATCATTGGCACTCCAACTGTTACTGATCCTTCTTTTGGAAATTGTCACTATCCTTAA
- the LOC108207334 gene encoding major pollen allergen Ole e 10-like, translating into MVNSSLFVFGFLICIFVCSTCEAQDTWCVAQGPAPDDKLQSFLDSTCAQYNCADIQPGGSCFEPNTLHNHASYALDLAFRNTGDCNADIGTPSVTDPSFGNCHYP; encoded by the exons ATGGTTAATTCTTCCTTGTTTGTATTTGGTTTTCTCATATGCATATTTGTCTGTTCAACTTGTGAGGCTCAG GATACATGGTGTGTAGCTCAAGGACCTGCCCCAGATGATAAACTTCAATCATTTTTGGACTCGACGTGTGCACAATATAATTGTGCTGATATACAACCAGGAGGATCATGTTTTGAACCCAACACTTTACACAACCATGCTTCTTATGCTCTAGATCTTGCTTTTAGAAACACAGGAGATTGTAATGCTGACATTGGAACTCCATCTGTTACTGATCCATCTTTTGGAAATTGTCACTATCCTTAA
- the LOC108209516 gene encoding granule-bound starch synthase 2, chloroplastic/amyloplastic, with amino-acid sequence MASLPFVVDKGCCSLVGNRNYSLPFLSFSVKNSIFKIKATRKDYGQVGGADSDGDGDAIQAAINKTHKLLAVQKQLINQIAERRKLVSSINNAVNDAEFSKQGDGSFPSLESAEGRGSDTFEEGYAPDFLSGSSHDVSVDESQEDPSPTISEDYDEHTNQIGKALIFENSVDYTSSKELITPPSKQVYHNELPPFLSAASSSTPQYEKYERLKDSKVEEPHHEAKDVYVKNPPLAGANVMNVILVAAECAPWSKTGGLGDVAGALPKALARRGHRVMVVVPLYGNYAEPKNTGIRKLYKVDGQDMEVTYFHAYIDGVDFVFIESPQFRHMGDNIYGGNRTDILKRMVLFCKAAVEVPWHVPCGGVCYGDGNLVFIANDWHTALLPVYLKAYYRDNGLMKYTRAVLVIHNIAHQGRGPVDDFAFVDLPAHYLDLFRMYDPLGGEHFNIFAAGLKTADRVVTVSHGYAWELKTPEGGWGLHGIINENDWKMKGIVNGIDTQDWNPQIDIHLKSDGYTNYSLDTLQTGKPQCKAALQKELGLPVRNDVPLIGFIGRLDQQKGVDLIGEAVPWIVDQDAQLVMLGTGRPDLEQMLRQIESQHHDKIRGWVGFSVKTAHRITAGADILLMPSRFEPCGLNQLYAMSYGTIPVVHAVGGLRDTVEPFNPYEESGVGWTFDRAESSQLIHALGNCLLTYRQYKSSWEGLQRRGMTRDLSWDNAAENYEEVLVAAKHHW; translated from the exons ATGGCTTCTCTTCCCTTCGTTGTTGACAAGGGTTGTTGTAGTCTTGTCGGGAACAGGAACTACAGTCTGCCATTCTTATCTTTTTCtgttaaaaattcaatttttaagatCAAGGCAACAAGAAAGGATTATGGGCAAGTGGGGGGTGCTGATTCTGATGGTGATGGTGATGCTATTCAGGCTGCAATCAACAAGACTCACAAACTTTTAGCTGTGCAGAAACAACTGATTAACCAG ATTGCAGAAAGAAGGAAATTGGTGTCATCTATAAATAATGCAGTGAATGATGCTGAATTTTCAAAACAGGGAGACGGATCTTTCCCTAGTTTAGAGAGTGCTGAAGGTCGTGGTTCTGATACTTTTGAAGAAGGTTATGCTCCAGATTTTCTATCTGGTAGTAGCCATGATGTATCAGTGGATGAGTCACAGGAAGATCCATCCCCAACTATTAGTGAAGATTATGATGAACATACAAATCAAATTGGAAAAGCccttatttttgaaaactctGTGGATTACACTTCTTCTAAAGAGCTGATAACCCCTCCTTCGAAGCAAGTGTATCACAATGAGCTTCCTCCCTTTCTTTCAGCTGCTTCTTCATCAACTCCACAATATGAAAAGTATGAAAGATTGAAAGATTCAAAAGTAGAGGAGCCCCATCATGAAGCCAAAGATGTTTATGTGAAGAACCCTCCTTTAGCTGGGGCTAATGTGATGAATGTTATATTGGTTGCTGCAGAATGTGCTCCATGGTCGAAAACAG GTGGACTTGGAGATGTTGCTGGAGCTTTACCAAAGGCATTGGCTCGGCGAGGGCACAGGGTTATG GTTGTGGTACCTCTCTATGGAAATTATGCCGAGCCCAAGAATACAGGGATAAGAAAGTTGTATAAGGTTGATGGCCAG GATATGGAAGTGACTTACTTTCATGCTTATATAGATGGTGTAGATTTTGTTTTCATTGAAAGTCCTCAATTTCGGCATATGGGAGACAATATATATGGAGGGAACCGGAcg GATATTTTAAAACGCATGGTTTTATTCTGCAAAGCAGCAGTTGAG GTTCCTTGGCACGTTCCATGTGGCGGGGTCTGCTATGGAGATGGAAATTTAGTCTTCATTGCAAATGACTGGCATACTGCCTTATTACCGGTTTACCTGAAAGCATATTATCGTGACAACGGATTGATGAAGTATACAAGAGCAGTCTTAGTAATCCATAACATAGCGCACCAG GGTCGTGGTCCTGTAGATGACTTCGCCTTTGTCGATCTTCCAGCACACTACTTGGACCTCTTTAGGATGTATGACCCATTAGGAGGTGAGCACTTCAATATTTTTGCAGCTGGTTTGAAGACAGCTGATCGTGTTGTTACAGTGAGTCATGGATATGCGTGGGAGCTTAAAACACCTGAAGGTGGATGGGGTTTGCATGGaataataaatgagaatgaCTGGAAAATGAAGGGGATTGTAAATGGGATTGACACACAAGACTGGAATCCTCAGATAGATATTCACCTGAAATCTGATGGTTACACCAACTACTCTTTGGATACACTTCAGACTGGCAAACCACAATGCAAGGCAGCATTGCAAAAGGAGCTTGGTTTGCCTGTCCGTAATGATGTTCCATTAATTGGGTTCATAGGGAGACTTGACCAACAGAAAGGTGTTGATCTGATAGGTGAAGCAGTTCCTTGGATAGTAGATCAGGATGCACAGCTGGTTATGTTGGGAACCGGGAGACCTGACCTTGAGCAGATGCTAAGACAAATCGAGAGTCAGCATCATGATAAAATTAGAGGATGGGTTGGCTTCTCTGTAAAGACTGCTCATCGAATAACCGCTGGTGCTGACATATTGCTGATGCCATCCCGATTTGAGCCTTGTGGATTAAATCAACTTTATGCAATGTCCTATGGTACTATACCAGTTGTGCATGCTGTGGGTGGATTGCGAGATACTGTTGAGCCATTTAATCCTTACGAGGAGTCTGGGGTTGGTTGGACTTTTGATAGGGCCGAGTCAAGTCAGCTCATTCATGCATTGGGAAACTGTTTATTGACTTACCGCCAGTACAAGTCAAGTTGGGAGGGGCTTCAGAGACGTGGGATGACACGTGATCTGAGTTGGGATAATGCAGCTGAGAATTATGAGGAAGTCCTTGTTGCTGCTAAGCACCACTGGTAA